From Camelina sativa cultivar DH55 chromosome 7, Cs, whole genome shotgun sequence, one genomic window encodes:
- the LOC104703662 gene encoding probable aldo-keto reductase 6 has protein sequence MAEEACRVRRIKLGSQGLEVSAQGLGCMGLSAFYGAPTPETNAVALLRHAINAGVTFLDTSDIYGPETNELLLGKALKDGLREKVELATKFGITTSEDGKFGFRGDPEYVRFACEASLKRLGVASIDLYYQHRIDTTLPIEATMGALKKLVEEGKVKYIGLSEASASTIRRAHAVHPLTAVQIEWSLWSRDVENDIIPTCRELGIGIVAYSPLGRGFFASGPKIVENLDQDDYRKILPRFQQENLDNNKILYEKVQAMATRKSCTPAQLALAWVHHQGDDVCPIPGTSKIQNLNQNIGALSVKLTPEEMVELEAIAQPDSVKGERYGNDMVTYKDSETPPLSSWKAT, from the exons atgGCAGAGGAAGCTTGCAGAGTGAGGAGGATAAAGCTTGGGAGCCAAGGCCTTGAGGTTTCGGCTCAGGGACTCGGCTGCATGGGTCTCTCCGCCTTCTACGGTGCTCCAACACCTGAGACTAACGCCGTCGCTCTCCTCCGTCACGCTATTAACGCCGGCGTCACATTCCTTGATACCTCTGACATCTACGGGCCCGAGACAAACGAGCTGCTCCTGGGAAAG GCTTTGAAAGATGGGTTGAGGGAGAAAGTGGAGTTAGCAACAAAATTTGGGATCACTACTTCTGAAGATGGGAAATTTGGTTTCAGGGGTGATCCAGAGTATGTGAGGTTTGCTTGTGAAGCAAGCCTAAAGCGTCTTGGGGTTGCCTCTATTGATCTTTATTACCAGCACCGAATTGATACAACTCTTCCCATCGAAGCCACG ATGGGAGCACTGAAGAAGCTAGTCGAAGAAGGTAAAGTAAAGTATATTGGTTTGTCCGAAGCTTCAGCTTCAACTATCAGAAGAGCACATGCTGTTCATCCGCTAACCGCTGTGCAGATAGAATGGTCTTTATGGTCAAGAGACGTGGAAAATGATATCATTCCTACATGCAG GGAACTAGGGATTGGAATTGTAGCTTATAGCCCTTTAGGAAGAGGCTTCTTCGCATCCGGACCCAAGATTGTCGAGAATCTGGACCAAGATGACTATCGAAAG ATTCTACCGAGATTCCAACAGGAGAATCTAGACAACAACAAGATTCTCTACGAGAAAGTCCAAGCAATGGCGACAAGGAAAAGCTGCACTCCTGCACAACTAGCTCTCGCGTGGGTTCACCACCAAGGGGATGATGTTTGTCCCATTCCAGGAACCTCCAAGATCCAAAACTTGAACCAAAACATTGGAGCTTTATCCGTGAAGCTCACTCCTGAAGAGATGGTTGAGCTTGAAGCCATTGCTCAGCCGGATTCCGTGAAAGGAGAACGGTATGGCAACGACATGGTTACTTACAAGGACTCAGAGACTCCACCATTGtcttcttggaaagcaacataa
- the LOC109125511 gene encoding uncharacterized protein LOC109125511, whose translation MASRNTIQMYLTTVIAIVILLAASQATEARFTNLCAKTAYPTLCRPLVKGPNPRRATQSTIRALEAKTKLALAASARYKHGNPTVAICYATLVDASFNLRNARKSIRKRNVMSLKMFLTAAVSDYGVCVNGFIDSRQVNRVQNAVDE comes from the coding sequence ATGGCGAGCCGCAACACAATTCAGATGTACCTCACGACTGTCATCGCAATCGTGATCCTCCTAGCAGCAAGCCAAGCGACAGAAGCCCGTTTCACAAACCTATGCGCTAAAACTGCATACCCAACCTTGTGTCGACCGCTGGTGAAAGGGCCAAACCCGAGACGAGCCACACAGAGCACGATCCGAGCCTTGGAGGCTAAGACTAAATTGGCGCTTGCAGCCTCTGCGAGGTACAAACACGGAAATCCAACTGTTGCGATTTGCTATGCGACTCTTGTGGATGCATCCTTCAATCTTAGGAACGCAAGAAAGAGCATTAGGAAAAGAAATGTTATGTCGctaaaaatgtttttgactGCGGCTGTGTCAGATTACGGGGTTTGTGTTAACGGGTTCATAGATTCACGTCAAGTCAACAGAGTTCAGAACGCTGTGGATGAG
- the LOC104703663 gene encoding uncharacterized protein LOC104703663 encodes MASRNTIQMYLTTVIAIVILLAASQATEARFTNLCAKTAYPTLCRPLVKGPNPRRATQSTIRALEAKTKLALAASARYKHGNPTVAICYATLVDASFNLRNARKSIRKRNVMSLKMFLTAAVSDYGVCVNGFIDSRQVNKVQNAVDELRKIATNCLLLATMIR; translated from the coding sequence ATGGCGAGCCGCAACACAATTCAGATGTACCTCACGACTGTCATCGCAATCGTGATCCTCCTAGCAGCAAGCCAAGCGACAGAAGCCCGTTTCACAAACCTATGCGCTAAAACTGCATACCCAACCTTGTGTCGACCGCTGGTGAAAGGGCCAAACCCGAGACGAGCCACACAGAGCACGATCCGAGCCTTGGAGGCTAAGACTAAATTGGCGCTTGCAGCCTCTGCGAGGTACAAACACGGAAATCCAACTGTTGCGATTTGCTATGCGACTCTTGTGGATGCATCCTTCAATCTTAGGAACGCAAGAAAGAGCATTAGGAAAAGAAATGTTATGTCGctaaaaatgtttttgactGCGGCTGTGTCAGATTACGGGGTTTGTGTTAACGGGTTCATAGATTCACGTCAAGTCAACAAAGTTCAGAACGCTGTGGATGAGCTTAGGAAGATTGCAACGAACTGCTTGTTGCTTGCTACAATGATAAGGTGA
- the LOC104703664 gene encoding pentatricopeptide repeat-containing protein At1g60770-like, with translation MAMRHLSRSRDVTKRSTKKYIEEPLYHRLFKDGGTEVKVRQQLNQFLKGTKHVFKWEVGDTIKKLRNRGLYYPALKLSEVMEERGMNKTVSDQAIHLDLVAKSRGITAGETYFVDLPETSKTELTYGSLLNCYCKELMTEKAEGLLNKMKELNITPSSMSYNSLMTLYTKTGQPEKVPAMIQELKAENVMPDSFTYNVWMRALAATNDISGVERVIDEMNRDGRVAPDWTTYSXRNNFLKSQIAXSLQELEMKNTQRDFTAYQFLITLYGRLGKLTEVYRIWRSLRLAIPKTSNVAYLNMIQVLVNLKDLPGAETLFKEWQANCSTYDIRIVNVLIGAYAKDGLIEKARELKEKAPRRGGKANAKTWEIFMDYYVKRGDLAQALECMSKAVSIGRGDGGKWLPSQETIRTLMSLFEQKKDVNGAENLVEILKKVTDNIGAEIFEPLIRTYAAAGKSHPAMRRRLKMENVEVNEATKKLLDEVSQEE, from the exons ATGGCGATGCGACATTTGAGCCGATCGAGAGACGTCACGAAGAGATCAACGAAGAAGTACATCGAAGAACCGCTTTACCATCGTCTTTTCAAAGATGGCGGCACAGAGGTCAAAGTTCGACAGCAGCTGAATCAGTTCCTCAAAGGCACTAAGCACGTTTTCAAATGGGAGGTCGGAGACACGATCAAGAAACTCCGTAATCGCGGCCTCTACTACCCAGCTCTCAAG ctCTCTGAAGTTATGGAAGAGAGAGGTATGAACAAGACGGTCAGTGATCAAGCAATCCATCTTGATCTTGTTGCCAAATCTCGGGGAATCACGGCTGGGGAGACTTATTTTGTTGATCTTCCGGAAACTTCTAAGACGGAACTCACGTATGGGTCTCTTTTGAACTGTTACTGCAAGGAGTTGATGACGGAGAAAGCAGAAGGTTTATTGAATAAGATGAAAGAGCTCAACATTACTCCTAGTTCCATGTCTTATAACAGTCTTATGACTCTTTACACCAAGACGGGTCAGCCTGAGAAGGTTCCAGCAATGATCCAAGAACTGAAGGCTGAGAATGTTATGCCGGATTCGTTCACGTACAATGTCTGGATGAGGGCTTTGGCTGCTACTAATGATATCTCTGGTGTTGAGAGAGTCATTGACGAGATGAATAGAGATGGTAGAGTTGCTCCAGATTGGACTACTTACAGCANACgcaacaattttttgaaatct CAAATCGCAANGTCTCTTCAGGAACTGGAGATGAAAAATACGCAACGGGATTTTACGGCATATCAGTTTCTCATTACTTTGTATGGACGACTGGGGAAGTTGACTGAAGTTTACAGGATTTGGCGTTCATTGAGGCTGGCTATTCCGAAAACCTCAAATGTAGCTTATCTAAACATGATACAAGTGCTGGTGAACTTGAAAGATTTACCTGGTGCAGAGACACTGTTCAAAGAATGGCAAGCTAACTGTTCTACTTATGACATCAGGATTGTAAATGTGTTGATTGGAGCTTATGCTAAAGATGGTCTCATTGAAAAGGCAAGAGAGCTCAAGGAGAAAGCTCCTAGAAGGGGAGGCAAAGCCAATGCTAAAACCTGGGAAATCTTCATGGATTACTATGTAAAGAGAGGTGATTTGGCTCAAGCACTCGAATGTATGTCTAAGGCAGTTTCTAtcggcagaggagatggtggcAAATGGCTACCGTCACAGGAAACAATCAGAACATTGATGAGCCTTTTCGAGCAAAAGAAAGATGTTAATGGAGCTGAGAATTTGGTGGAGATTTTAAAGAAGGTAACGGATAACATTGGTGCAGAAATCTTTGAACCATTGATAAGAACATATGCAGCAGCAGGAAAGAGTCATCCTGCTATGCGCCGACGTCTAAAGATGGAAAACGTGGAAGTTAATGAAGCGACAAAGAAACTGCTCGACGAAGTATCTCAGGAGGAGTGA
- the LOC104703665 gene encoding AP-1 complex subunit mu-2, which produces MAGAASALFLLDIKGRVLVWRDYRGDVSAAQAERFFTKLIEKEGDSQSNDPVAYDNGVTYMFVQHSNVYLMIASRQNCNAASLIFFLHRVVDVFKHYFEELEEESLRDNFVVVYELLDEMMDFGYPQYTEARILSEFIKTDAYRMEVTQRPPMAVTNAVSWRSEGIQYKKNEVFLDVIENVNILVNSNGQIVRSDVVGALKMRTYLTGMPECKLGLNDRVLLEAQGRATKGKAIDLEDIKFHQCVRLARFENDRTISFIPPDGAFDLMTYRLSTQVKPLIWVEAQIESHSRSRVEMLVKARSQFKERSTATNVEIELPVPTDASNPTVRTSLGSASYAPEKDALVWKIKSFPGNKEYMLRAEFHLPSITAEEATPERKAPIRVKFEIPYFTVSGIQVRYLKIIEKSGYQALPWVRYITMAGEYELRLV; this is translated from the exons ATGGCAGGAGCGGCCTCCGCGCTGTTTCTGCTTGATATCAAGGGCCGCGTTCTCGTTTGGCGTGATTACCGTGGCGATGTCTCCGCTGCTCAAGCCGAGCGTTTCTTCACTAAGCTCATCGAGAAAGAG GGTGATTCACAGTCAAATGATCCAGTTGCTTACGATAATGGGGTTACTTATATGTTTGTACAACATAGTAATGTATACTTGATGATAGCATCCAGACAGAATTGTAATGCTGCCAgtcttatcttctttcttcaccGCGTCGTCGAT GTTTTCAAACATTACTTCGAGGAGTTGGAAGAGGAATCATTGAGGGATAACTTTGTGGTAGTG TATGAGCTACTTGACGAGATGATGGACTTTGGTTACCCTCAGTACACCGAAGCAAGAATTCTCAGTGAATTCATCAAGACTGATGCATATAGAATGGAAGTTACACAGAGACCTCCAATGGCTGTGACAAATGCTGTCTCCTGGAGGAGTGAGGGAATACAGTACAAGAAGAATGAA GTTTTCTTGGATGTAATTGAGAATGTAAATATTCTTGTCAACAGTAATGGGCAAATTGTGAGGTCTGATGTTGTTGGAGCGCTGAAGATGCGAACTTACTTGAC TGGAATGCCAGAGTGTAAGTTAGGACTGAATGATAGAGTATTGCTGGAAGCACAGGGACGAGCAACAAAGGGAAAAGCCATTGATTTAGAGGACATCAAATTTCATCA GTGTGTTCGATTGGCCCGTTTTGAAAACGATAGGACGATATCTTTCATACCACCTGATGGGGCTTTTGATCTGATGACATATAGACTCAGTACTCAG GTAAAGCCTCTAATATGGGTGGAAGCGCAAATCGAAAGCCATTCTAGGAGTCGTGTTGAGATGCTTGTAAAAGCTAGAAGTCAGTTCAAGGAACGAAG CACCGCAACGAACGTTGAGATTGAGTTGCCTGTACCAACCGATGCATCTAACCCAACCGTCAGGACATCTCTTGGGTCTGCTTCTTATGCTCCTGAAAAGGATGCGTTAGTGTGGAAAATCAAATCTTTCCCCGGGAACAAG GAGTACATGTTAAGGGCAGAGTTCCATCTTCCCAGTATTACTGCAGAGGAAGCAACACCTGAGCGAAAAGCTCCCATCCGTGTCAAATTCGAGATCCCTTATTTCACCGTTTCAGGGATTCAG GTTCGGTACCTGAAGATAATTGAGAAGAGCGGGTACCAAGCACTTCCATGGGTGAGATACATAACCATGGCGGGTGAGTACGAACTAAGACTCGTGTAA
- the LOC104703666 gene encoding uncharacterized protein LOC104703666, whose amino-acid sequence MGLSDKTHHHLDGKFGETTEAKKWVITEISLRSPMKPTISLSSSALDNPEDEDHLCPTTPTAASFRIPKAFTCPPAPKKRKTSLKFSYGGGARELFSPPDLETVFLHRTT is encoded by the coding sequence ATGGGACTTTCCGACAAGACTCACCACCACTTGGACGGCAAATTTGGCGAAACAACAGAAGCAAAGAAATGGGTAATTACCGAAATCTCCTTGCGTTCTCCGATGAAGCCGACGATTAGCCTCTCCTCCTCTGCCTTAGACAACCCGGAAGACGAAGATCACCTGTGTCCAACGACTCCAACAGCGGCTTCCTTTAGAATACCGAAGGCGTTTACGTGTCCTCCGGCGCCTAAGAAAAGGAAAACGTCATTGAAGTTTAGTTACGGCGGCGGCGCTAGAGAGCTCTTCTCTCCACCGGATCTTGAAACCGTCTTCTTACACAGAACTACTTAA